The following are encoded in a window of Cupriavidus oxalaticus genomic DNA:
- a CDS encoding ribbon-helix-helix domain-containing protein encodes MCEIFIRANPASYQTQARSLRLHGVATSIRLESLFWEVLEELATRDGMTVNQLITRLHDELTAHRGSEAVAGNFSSFLRVCCLRYLKLQGEGRIPADQSVPIRSLDARAVLNDLPESWVEARPRQALSHSH; translated from the coding sequence ATGTGTGAGATCTTTATCCGCGCCAACCCGGCCTCGTACCAGACCCAGGCGCGGTCGCTGCGGCTGCATGGCGTGGCCACCAGCATCCGCCTGGAGAGCCTGTTCTGGGAAGTGCTGGAAGAACTGGCCACGCGCGACGGCATGACCGTCAACCAGCTGATTACGCGCCTGCATGACGAGCTGACCGCCCACCGCGGCAGCGAAGCGGTAGCGGGCAACTTCTCCTCCTTCCTGCGGGTGTGCTGCCTGCGCTACCTGAAGCTGCAGGGCGAGGGCCGGATCCCGGCGGACCAGTCGGTGCCGATCCGCTCGCTGGACGCGCGCGCGGTGCTGAACGACCTGCCGGAGTCCTGGGTGGAAGCGCGCCCACGGCAGGCGCTCTCCCACTCCCACTGA
- a CDS encoding DJ-1/PfpI family protein, protein MAKKILMLVGDYAEDYETMVPFQALQMVGHTVHAVCPDKQAGAACATAIHDFEGDQTYTEKRGHNFTLNASFAEIDPAGYDALVIPGGRAPEYLRLNARVLEIVRHFAQADKPIAAVCHGAQLLAAAGVLEGKGCSAYPACAPEVRLAGGTYVDIPVDQAHTDGKLVTAPAWPAHPAWLAQFLAVLGTRIVH, encoded by the coding sequence ATGGCGAAGAAGATACTGATGCTGGTCGGCGACTACGCCGAAGACTACGAGACCATGGTGCCGTTCCAGGCACTGCAGATGGTCGGCCATACCGTCCACGCCGTCTGTCCCGACAAGCAGGCAGGCGCCGCCTGCGCCACGGCGATCCACGACTTCGAGGGCGACCAGACCTACACCGAAAAGCGCGGCCACAACTTCACGCTTAACGCCAGCTTCGCCGAGATCGACCCGGCCGGGTACGACGCGCTGGTGATTCCCGGCGGCCGCGCGCCCGAATACCTGCGCCTGAACGCCCGCGTGCTGGAGATCGTGCGCCACTTCGCCCAGGCCGACAAGCCGATCGCCGCGGTCTGCCACGGCGCCCAGCTGCTGGCCGCCGCCGGCGTGCTGGAGGGCAAGGGCTGCTCGGCCTACCCGGCATGCGCACCGGAAGTAAGGCTGGCCGGCGGCACCTATGTCGATATCCCGGTCGACCAGGCGCATACCGACGGCAAGCTGGTCACCGCGCCGGCCTGGCCCGCGCACCCGGCATGGCTGGCGCAGTTCCTTGCGGTGCTGGGCACGCGGATCGTACATTAG
- a CDS encoding adenine phosphoribosyltransferase yields MADSIIQSPDLGDVTGYLRDRIRTVPDWPMPGVMFRDITPLLQDPKTLRVLIDVFVHRYMDAGLDLVAGIDARGFILGAIVAYELNLGFVPIRKKGKLPFQTVAEEYELEYGSATVEIHADACKAGDRVLLVDDLIATGGTMMAGRKLLERLGATVVEGAAIVDLPELGGSRLLQDGGLPLFTVCRFDGH; encoded by the coding sequence ATGGCAGATTCCATCATCCAGTCCCCCGACCTCGGCGACGTCACCGGCTATCTGCGCGACCGCATCCGGACCGTGCCGGACTGGCCCATGCCGGGCGTGATGTTCCGCGACATCACGCCGCTCCTGCAGGACCCCAAGACGCTGCGCGTGCTGATCGACGTCTTCGTGCACCGCTACATGGACGCCGGGTTGGACCTCGTCGCCGGCATCGACGCGCGCGGCTTTATCCTGGGTGCGATCGTCGCGTACGAACTGAACCTGGGCTTCGTGCCGATCCGCAAGAAGGGCAAGCTGCCGTTCCAGACGGTGGCCGAGGAATACGAGCTGGAGTACGGCAGCGCGACCGTCGAGATCCACGCCGATGCCTGCAAGGCCGGCGACCGCGTGCTGCTGGTCGACGACCTGATCGCCACCGGCGGCACCATGATGGCGGGGCGCAAGCTGCTGGAGCGGCTGGGCGCCACGGTCGTGGAGGGTGCCGCCATCGTCGACCTGCCGGAGCTGGGCGGCTCGAGGCTGCTGCAGGACGGCGGGCTGCCGCTGTTCACGGTGTGCCGCTTCGACGGACACTGA
- a CDS encoding LysE family translocator, protein MPDLLLFLLTSVAITVAPGPDNLQVLARGMAQGRRAGLVAALGFSVGCLFHTVIAAVGLAAVLRSSPLAFQLIKYAGAAYLIWIGIQALRARGGLAQGGDLDAVPLGRVFRQSVLGNIMNPKVTLFFLVFLPQFVRADAAHPGLQFLLLGVVFMLQTAVVFSLFGLCAGWLGAWLRRRPATGRWLDRAAGAIFVGLGIKVALP, encoded by the coding sequence ATGCCAGACCTGCTGCTGTTTCTGCTGACCTCGGTCGCGATCACCGTCGCGCCCGGCCCCGACAACCTGCAGGTGCTCGCGCGTGGCATGGCGCAGGGGCGGCGCGCGGGGCTGGTGGCGGCGCTGGGTTTCTCGGTCGGCTGCCTGTTCCATACCGTGATCGCGGCGGTCGGGCTGGCGGCGGTGCTGCGCTCGTCGCCGCTGGCGTTCCAGCTGATCAAGTATGCCGGTGCCGCCTACCTGATCTGGATCGGCATCCAGGCGCTGCGCGCCAGGGGCGGACTGGCGCAGGGCGGCGACCTCGACGCCGTGCCGCTGGGCCGCGTGTTCCGCCAGAGCGTGCTCGGCAACATCATGAACCCCAAGGTGACGCTGTTCTTCCTGGTGTTCCTGCCGCAGTTCGTGCGCGCCGACGCCGCGCATCCCGGGCTGCAGTTCCTGCTGCTGGGCGTGGTCTTCATGCTGCAGACCGCGGTGGTGTTCTCCCTGTTCGGCCTGTGCGCGGGCTGGCTGGGGGCATGGCTGCGGCGCCGTCCGGCCACGGGGCGCTGGCTCGACCGCGCAGCGGGGGCGATCTTCGTCGGGCTGGGGATCAAGGTCGCGCTGCCCTGA